The genome window AAACTTGATGAGCTTAATAGCTGAAGAGGTTGCATCGAAATATATCAGCAAGAACATTTCAAAAGTTCTCACAGCAGCGACAGATGGAATCCCCTTAGCAGTCCACATAGCGAATGAGCTAAATGTTGATGTTGTCTATGCAAAGAAGAAGAAAGAGGTCGGAGTTGAGAAGTTCTATGAAGTTAATTATGTTCCCAGTGCTTCAGGAAGTGTCATGACATTGTATCTACCACAATGGGCATTAAAAAAGGGAGAAAAGGTTTTAATAGTTGATGATGTAGTCAGAAGTGGTGAAACTCAGAGAGCTCTAGTGCAAATGTGCAAGCAAGCGGGAGCTGTACCTGTTGGAATGTTTTTCCTCATAAGTGTTGGGAATATTATCGATGTCCTTCAGGATGAATACAACATTCCAATTGAAAGCTTGGTGAGACTATGATAAGCACGGGAATACAGAGACTTGACGATATATTAAAAGGGGGCATTCGGAAAGAACACAGCGTAATGTTTTCTGGGTTATTCGATGAGGACCACAGGATATTAATGCATCAATTTGTTTTTTCTCTTTTAACTCAAGGATATAAGGTCCTCTTGGTAGAATTTAAACAAACGGTTGATCCCCTGAAGAAATGGCTTAATGAATATGGCATAGATTACTCCCCGTTCATATATAACAAAAAATTGAGAATACTAGACGGCTACACAAATATTTATTCCAAAATGACGGTATCTGGAGAGGATATACTTCCAAATCCCCTAGATTTACCAATAACAACTGCAATCATAAAAGACGTTCTGATCAAAGGAAAATATGATTTTCTAGTTCTTGATGATTTGTCAATTCTCTATGCTGTTTTGCCGAGCAAGGAGGAATTTTTCAAGATTATTATTCGATTTATAAACTCAATCTCTCTCAAGGGCATATCCACAGTGGCATCATTTGTAGAGGAGTTGATATCCCCTGGTTACTACTCCCTTTTAACTCTGCCTTTTGGATACGTTATCTCAGTTAAGGACAGTAAAGTACGCATTCTTAAGGCTCCTCATCCTTTAGGTCCAATGACGTGCTTCACATATGTGAAAACTGAGAAAGGTATTCAGCCCTATAGTGAGTATTATGAAAGTGTGGAACGTCTGAAGGAGTCCCTATTCTTGGATGAAAAAGGCATGCTGTGGGCTGGAAATGAGAGAATTCAAGTAATAGGAGAGAGTAGTGAATCAATGCTTATTGAGAGTCTTTTTGAGTACTTTGGAGAAGAGGAAGCTAAAAAATTCCTGTACTTCTGGGGAAGAAAGGAGTTTCAGGGAGTCGGGAAGATATATATGAAAGTTCATAAGACCCTTAAAGAGGTTCTAGAGAGAATATTCAACGAAACAAAGATTAGTGGAGGTGGAGTACTGGAAATTCTTCAATTTTCTAATGATGTGATAGTGATAAAAGGGAAGAATTTATTCCCAAGGATGACGAATTTCGGTACCCATGTTCATCTCCATTATGCCGGTTCTTTTGCTCAAATAATTGAGGAAGTCTCCGGAGAGGAGTGGGAAGCTCATGAAATTAAATGTGAAGCTAAAGGGGATGCATATTGTGAATTTGTAATAAAAAGGAAAGCGAAAAACTTAGGAGAGTCTTAGAATGGGAAGGTTTTTAGTTTACAACGCAGAGGGTAAAAGCTTGGTTGTTGATGCGAATATTGGGGAGAGATTTTCCTTCTATTGTTCCGAGGAAGAATGTGGAACTGAGATAATAATTGAAGGCATCATAAGACACGCAACTTTTGAAGAATTCATTAAAGTAAGAAATAATGTCATTGAACAGAATGAGGAATTTAAAGTGCTTGGGAATGTGATTCCAAAAGAGCCCATGATTTTTGAGGGCACAGTCAATGGGAAGAAAGTTGAGTTACCAGCTGAAAAACTTGATGAGGTGGCAAAGCGGTTCATCGATAGATATTTAAACCTTTAGGACGAAGTCCTCCTTTACTATGTCCATAGCAACGTGGGTATTTGTTTTTTCAACGCCATCAATTGCCAAAACCTTCTTTACGAACCTGTTCATGTCTTCCCTTCCTTTGAACTTTGCAATGACTATTATGTCGTACTCTCCAGTGACATCATAAACACATAGAACATGTTCATCTTTAGCAATTTCCCTCTCAATTTGGATAATTCTCTTTCCTTGGGCTCTAATCCCTATAATGGCTGTTAGCTCATAACCAAGTTTCTCGTAATCTAACTTTGGGTAAAATCCTTTTAATATGCCTTCTTCTTCAAGTCTTTTCAATCTATTGTAAACGGTGCCAACAGCAACATTAAGTTCCTTAGCAATTTCCCTGTAAGATAAGCGAGCATCTTTTTGGAGCAGTGAAAGTATCTTCCTGTCAAGTTCATCTATCATTATTCTCACCCTCTAAGACTCCACCGCAAAGTTTAAATATTCTTCTCCTTCACCTCATACCGGGTTTGAGGACCGGTAGCCTAGCCAGGATAGGGCGGCGGCCTCCTAAGCCGCAGGTCCGGGGTTCGAATCCCCGCCGGTCCGCCAGATATTAGATTTCTTCTCTTAGATTGTCAATTAATCTTTTTTCGCCGTACATTCCCATACATCGAAGATGAAATATTGGCAGAAAATTTTATAAATTAACAAAAACTAACTAAAACTTGAGAGTTCTCTAAAGCTTGTAAATGTACAAGTAAAGGCAGAAAATTCTGGGAAGTCTTATTAAAAACAAAAATACAAGGAGGTGAGAGCAATGATCGAAGATGCACTTATGCTCTATATAATGAGCAGTGTAAAAGAGGAGAACAAAAAGAAAAAGAAGAAATTCCTGCTCTTCCATCGCTGAGTTCTCTTTTCTGCGAAACCTTTAAATATATCTTTTAGTAAAATAAGGTTAGAAAAAGGGGGTGATGGAAATGACATACGTAGCGGTATTAGCCAACATAAACGGGAATTTCCCAGCTTTAGTTAAAGCACTAGGAAAGATTGAAGAGCTTAAAGAGAGCGGTTATGACATTAGGAAATACTACATCCTCGGAAATATCGTTGGACTGTTCCCATATCCAAAGGAGTTCTGGATACTCTTGATGATTTAATTAAAAATAACAAAGTTAAGATAATCCGCGGTGAATTTGACCAAATAATAGCTATAAGCGATCCTCACGCTGAAGGCCCTGATTACATTGATAATATCAGTCTTCCAAAGCATGTTAAAGTTGCTTTAAAATACACATGGGAAAAGCTTGGACATGAGGGTAGGGAATTTATAAGGGATCTGCCGATTTATCTAGTTGACAAAATTGGAGACAATGACATATTTGGTGTCTATGGAAGTCCATTAAACCCATTTGGAGGTGTGGTTCTTCCAGAGCAGCCGACTTCATATTACGAGGCAATAATGAGACCAGTTAAAGAGTACGAAATTCTCTTAGTGGCTTCTCCAAAAATGCCCGTGAATGCCATGACAAGATACGGAAGGGTAGTCTGTCCAGGAAGCATAGGATTCCCACCAGGAAAAGAACACAAAGCAACATTTGCCCTCATTGATGTTGATACACTTCATGTGAAGTTCATTGAAGTTGACTATGACAAGAAGATAATCGAGGATAAGATAAAGAAAGAATGCCTCCCGGAGGAGCTAATTAGAGTCCTTTACCACGGAAAGCTTTGATGCCCTCTTTTATTTCTTCCTTCGAGACCAACACATAGAGCAAGATCCCAACAAATAATACTGTTTTTGAAATGAAGACCAGTACCTGGAGGGAAATTGCAAACAATAACGGTTTGTACGATTTGAGCGATATATTCAGCTTTTGGTAGCTGATATATGCTGTCCCGCACAATATTGTTAGGTATCCGAATAACAACCCCAGCATTGTTCCGTATTCGTTAAATTTTTTGATGAAAGTGAGCCACGCAATTAGCGCTGCTAAAGCTCCCGAAACTGCAATTATACCCCCTTCTTTCACATATTTCGTAGAATTTAAAGCAACGATGCTGGGGTTATAAGCTATGTAAATTTCAACTGCCAGCAGTGCAATGTAGAATTCATTTCCAAGATTAAAACCAAAAAGAAATGAAATTACCTCCTTTCCGACAAGCAAGAGAGCAAAAACGACGAAAGCTGTGAAAATTGATAGCAATTCTGTAGTCTTTTCTGCAAGCAGCTTTACATAATTTAATTCTTCTTTCCCGTATTTATACGAGTAGAGCGGCATGATTGCAGATTGAAGCACTTGAGGCAAATAAGTCAGCAGAAATGCCGCCGATAAGGATGCCGAAACCCTTCCAGCGATTAGTGCATTCCCAAGCTTTTCGCTTAAAAAGTAAGGCCCCTGAACTAAAAATACTCCAGATAGAGTTCCGAGAAATGCAAAAGATGAATAGCGGAGTAAAAGGTTAAGCTCATCTTTTTTAGGTTTTCCGAGTAAACTCTTTTTTAAGAGATACCCAAAGGCAAAAAGTGATATTGTAAAAAGCAGCGCTATGTATGGTAGAAAGGGATTTTTGGAGTAAAAGCTAATAATGAAAGGCACAAAGCTGATGATCATTGCATATGCATAAACCTCTCCTTTATGGATCCCGTAGATGAAATTTCTAAATGTGAGCTGAACAGCTCTAAGAACTGAGAGAACAGCAAGATATATGTTTAGTGGGGTAAGCAAAATTCCAATTAGCGGAAATGAGAATGAAATTGATGTCATTGACTTTATTTTTTCAAAATTTTCCTTTGCAAGGAATTCTGACGAGTATTTACCCAACGCTACTGCAAAAAAGCTCAGCGGCATTGCTATGAGAAATGCTTGAGAAATCAGAGAATTTGCAGAGCCTAAAACTTCTACTCCAAATTTTCTTGAAATAATAATGCTGTAAAGAAATCGGCTTATTCCAAATAAAGCCAAGGCTATTATGCTTGCGATTGAATGCCTTATTAGAACTCTCTTCTCATAGCTCATGAGAAAAAATTAGAGATAAAGGATTTAACCTTTGTGGAATCCCAAATAAAACCCAACTACAAATGCTCCTCCACCGGGGAGAATCCCCACGATCTTATCTCCTAGACTTAGTGTTTGGGCTGCTGCACTCTCTGTGAGGTTGAACAGTGCATCAGTGTTTATTGTTATCACTCCCTTCTGCTGGAGCCAGAATAAACTAAGCACGTATGCTCCGATTAGAGCAAGCACAAGCTTGATGAATTTTTTAAGTGCATATCCTGTTATGAAGCCGACTACTCCTCCAACTCCCATATCTCCTACGATTCCACTAAAATTTACGTCCATTTTAGCCCACCTATTGAAATCTACATAGTTGGAGGTTAAATACTTTTACATTGTTTCATAAATGCAAAATGTTTAAAGACTATAAAAGAAAAATATTTATAGATCGTGAAAGTTTTAGGTCGATATAATTATGTATCATTGTAGGTGATACCTATGACTGAGCCAATGGATAGGTTAAAAGAAAAATTGACCAAAGAAGTTTTGTGGATATACATTCTGAGCCTCCTAAAAGAAAGGCCAATGTATGCTTATGAGCTAAAAAGCAAAATAAGGGAGAAGTTTGGGTTTGAACCAGCAACAGTAAGTAGCTATGTTGTCCTCTACAAGCTTGAAAAGGATGGATACGTTATATCAAAATGGCAAGAAGGCGAAACAGGTAAGCCTTCAAGAAAGTATTATGAACTTACAGAAAAAGGTAAAAAGCTCTTAGAAGAGGGAATAAAATTTATAGAAACCACTTTAGAGAAGCTCAAAAGCTAACGCCCAACTCCTCCTCTTGGTTCTCTAGCCTTTGGCCTTAGTCCCTTGTACCCGCACTTCCTGCACTTTTCGGCTTTCCATGGATTGGTTGCTCCACACCTCATGCAGATGTACTTTCTAAATAACCTGGCCTCTGCTTCTGGAAACCTCGCCATAATAATCCCTCCATGATCTTGACTATGCACAGTTATGGGCTTTTCTTTTTAAACTTTACCGTTCAAACTTTACCTTGCAAAGTTTAATCAAAGGTTTGAATCTTCAAAAGAAGCTGATTTAGGGTTGTATGTCTTTGGAATTTTGAGAATTTTGATTAAGACGAAGTTTATAATGGTGCGGGGGACGGGATTCGAACCCGCGCAGCCCTCCGGCAGCGGATCTTAAGTCCGCCCCCTTTGGCCAGGCTCGGGCACCCCCGCTCATTCAGTAAGATGAAGGATGTGAATTAAAAAGCTTTCGGTATTTAGAAAGCCTCGGAAGTGATGGCCCTCCTCACCTTTCAGTGCCGGGCCTTCTCCTCATCGGCAATAATTAATTCTCCCAGAAATTTATAAACCTAAACTCCAACGCTCATCTGGTGATAGCGATGATAAAGGTTAAGGTCATCGGGAGGAAAATCGAGAAGGAGATTGAGTGGCAGAGGGGTATGAAGGTCGCTGACGTTCTGAGGGCTGTTGGCTTCAACACGGAGAGTGCAATAGCAAAGGTGAATGGAAAAGTCGCTTTGGAGGATGATCCTATTAAAGACGGTGATTATGTTGAGGTCATTCCAGTGGTTTCGGGAGGATAAAAGAAGAAAAATCAGCCAAGCCTCTCTTTCATGAATTTTTCTAAGTTATCCATTGCTTCCTCAAGAATCTCAATTGGTGGCAAAAAGACAGCTCTGAAGTGCCATTCGCCGCCTTCTCCGAATCCTGAGCCGTGAACCACCAAGATGTGAGCGTTTCTGAGGACGTCGAGGACGAATTCCTTGTCGCTCTTCCACTTGCTCCTCTCCTCAATGCGTGGGAAGATGTAAAACGCTCCTTCTGGTTTTTGTGCACTTAAGCCGGGAATTTCGTTCAGCCTCTTGTAAATGTAATCTCTCCTCTCTTTGAGCTTTTTCATGTATTCATCAAGGTAGTCCATTGGGCCAGTGAGACCAGCAATCGCAGCTTTTTGGGCAGGTGTGTTTGGACAGAGCCTTATCCTTGCGAGCTTGCCTATAGCTTCTTTTACTTCAGCGAGCTTGTTTTCTGGATCAACAAAGTACATGTAGCCCAATCTCCACCCTGTTGCAAAGTAAACCTTTGAGAGGCCGTTCATTACAATTACAGGGACGTCTTTTGTTAATGAGCCCGGAGAAACGTGCTTTCCTTCATAGGTCATTAAATCATAAATTTCATCGCTGATAACGGGAATATCATATTCTCCAGCTAAGTCGAGAATCTCTTTGAGTGTCTTCTTATCATATAAAGCCCCAGTTGGATTATTTGGATTTATAACAGCTATAGCCTTTGTTTTTTCGCTTATCTTCTTCCTCATGTCATCTATGTCTGGCTGCCAGCCTTCTTCTTCAATTCCAAGATATGCCTTTGGGACTCCATCATAGAACTTCACAAGGGCAACGTAGGGTGGGTAACTTGGCCCTGGAATTAAAACTTCATCTCCCGGCTCAACGATAGCACCAAAGATGAACTGTAATGCCTCTGTAACTGCCGCTGTTACCATTACATCATCCACAGTTATATCAACGCCGTTTTTCTTCTTTTCTCTCTCTACTATTGCCTTTCTGAGCTCTATATCACCTTCGCTCTCTCCATAGTAGTTGTGTCCTTCCATAATTGCCTTGCAATACGCTTCCTTCATGTGTTGAGGCGGCTGAAAGTCGAACTTAACGGGGTCCCCAATATTAAGCTTGATTATTTTTATTCCCTGCTTCTCGAGTTCTCTAGCTGGTAGAACAACATCTCTAATTGCATATTCAATACCTATGGCCCTTTTAGATGCATGAATCATTTCAATCACCAACGAAGTGTTTTCATAATTAATTGAACATTCTATCATAAAAGCTTACCTCTCTCGCAATATTAAAGTAACAGAAAGTAGAAAGATGATGGCGGATTTATGTTTGTTTTATCATTTATCAGAAAACACTTAACTTTAAAAGCCAGGGAAAATAATAGAAGTAGGCGATGACGAATAGCAAGCATGCTGATTAGTGATGACGTGAACACCCTCTGAGCCTATTCCCAATATGCTATTCCTATGTACCTATCAGCGCCTCCGTAATAGAGATAAATCCTTCCTTCATGCTCAACTAACCCTTCTATGAAAACAACGTTATCTACCCAGCCTTTTATTTCCCACTCATAAGTTGGCTCCAATATTGGCTTTTCGCTTCTCGCTATCAGCTTTGTGGGATTTTCTTTATCAAAGACAGCTATACCGGCTTTGTACTTTCTAACTCCATTTTCAAGACCAGCGCTGTTGTAGATTAAAACTATTCCAAAATCCATCATAAATGCTGGAGGTCCTGGTTCAACAAGGATATTATCGAATTTATCCTTTCTTGGAGTTAGAACTGGCTCTTCAATGAACTCCCAGTTAATTAAATCATCAGAATAAGCCAGCCATATGTTTGAATCGCCAAAGTACATGATGTACTTCCCTTTAAACTCCCCCTTCTTCAATTTTTCCGGTAGTATTGCACCACTTTTTGTCCAATTAGGAGTTCCGTTCTTTGGAAACGGAAACTCATCAAAGAGAACACCTCTTCTCTTCCACTCCACTAAATTCTTGGATGTAGCTAAGCATAGCTTTGCAGTCTTTCCATCGTAGCCCGTGTAGGTCATGTAGTATGTTTTTCCAACTTTCACAACCCTTGGGTCTTCAACACCTTTTTTCTCCCAGCTGTACTCTGGTTCAATCACTGGCTCTGGATGTTTGATGAAATGAACACCATCTTCACTAAGAGCAAGCCCTATTCTACCTGTGATGTTATCGTTTTTGCTTTCAGCTCTGTAGAGCATCACAATTGTTCCTCTTTCCTTTATCACAGCAGGATTGTAGATGTTTTTGGAATCAAAGCCATCCTTTGAAGGAGATAGAATTGGTTCTGAGAGCTTTTTTAATGGAGGCACTACCGCATTCCCATCTCGCATATCAATCCTAATCAACCTCTTTCACCTCAACTTCAATCCTTTCACCTCTTCTCTCAGCGGTTAGCCTGTATTTTGCCCCTCTAATAGTTATGCCCTTTATCTCGGCTTTCTCAAGACCTTCTGGGAGCTGTGGATTTGCTGAGACTCCTTCTGGGGTAAAGCCCGAGCATAGCTGTTAAGAACGCAAAAGGACTTGCAGCGCTCCATGCTTGGGGAACATTTGCTCTTGGAACCGGGATTGGGATTTCACTTTCAACTCCACTAAAAAGCTCTGGTAATTGGAAGTTCATTAAAGTTGCAGCTTTTAAGAGTCTGGCCCCAAGGAATGCAGCTTTCTCGATTTCTCCGATTTTTGCTAATCCTAAAGCTATAAGTGCATTGTCATGCGCCCAAATGCTACCGTTGTGATAGCTGAAAGGATTGTAGGCTTTCTCCCTTGAGCTTAAAGTCCTGATTCCCCAGCCAGAAAACATATCCTTTTCAAACAGCCTTTCAGCAATTTCTTCTTCATGCTCTGCAATGCCTGTAAAAAGCAGATGACCAGGATTAGAGGAGATGACTTTTGAAGGTTTGTTATCTCCATTTAGAGCAATTGCGTAGAATTTTTCTTCTTCAATCCAAAAGTCTTTGTTAAACCTCCTTTTCAGCCTCTCAGCTTCTTCTCTTAGAGTAGATTCTTCAAAATCTAAAACATCAGAAAGCTCTGCCATATCTAGGAGAGCTTTATATGCATAACCCTGTACCTCAGCTAGTGCAATTGCAGACTTTGTTGGTTCCCCATATTCATCTGGAACACCTTCCTTTGAGTCCTTCCACCCTTGGTTCATTAGAACATATGGAGATGTCTGTGAATATCTTATGTATCCTTCTCCTTCTTCAAGCTTCATGAAAAGCCATTCGAGTGCTTTGTTTAGGGTTTCTTTCAGCTCTCTTATCGTTTTGTAGTCCTCAGTCCATTTAACATATTCACCAGCCAAAATCAAATACAGTGGGGTTGCATCTATGGTTCCATAGTAGGGATTGAAAGGCATGAGTCCAGCTTGAGAAAGTTCTCCAAATCTAAACTCGTGAGGAATTTTGCCTGGTTCTTCTTCTCTCTTTGGATTGAATTTTTTCCCTTGCAGCTGTGAGAGAACCTTTAGTGTCCCCTTGGCATACTCTGGGAAGTATGGTAGAAGGAATAGAGATGTTATTATGCTATCTCTCCCAAAAAGGCACATGAAGTAGGGAATTCCAGCAAAAACTGTTAATCCATAGTTGGTTAACACTGTTAGAGATTCTAAATCTCTCAGTGAAGCTTTGAAGATGTTGTTTATTTCGGTATTGTTCGTGATAACTATTTCCTCAAGCTTGAAATCGAAGTCGCTCCTAATCAAGAAAGGAGGATTTTTTATGCAGATTCTGGGGGGAAATTCAACACTAATTCTCTCTTTTCCTAAAGGCCCCAAAGAAATTTCTGCTGTGAGGTAATTGCTCTTAAACTCAAATCCCTCAGCTTTAATTTCAAGCTCTCTCTTTATCCCATCAATGCCAGTGTAAGTATATTTAACTCCGTTTGAAGTCTGTTCTTTGACGATTTTTCTTTCAATAGGTTTGTGACTTCCTCTAACTTCGAATATGTCTTCAAAGAGGACTTCAAGGGCATATTTAATCTTTATTTTTATGGGTTCTTTAGACATGTTGTAGAAGGTTAGCTCTTCTCTGTATCTCCAGTTATTCAGCAACTCTCGCTTTCTCAGTAGGATTGTTGAGTCCCCTATGAGTATGTGTGATATTGAAGTCTTGTGATCTGGTTCAATATGCCCTAAAAGCTTCTCTTTGCCAATTTCAAGAGAAATGTTTTTCACAAATCTTGTATCAAAGGCATAGAAGCCGTGATAATGTTTATTCATATTTCCTTCCTCATCGGAGAGCACAAATGCCCCATTATGCGATAACACAATCTTGCTCATCATTTCACCTTCATGCTCTGCTTGATGTACAGCCTTATATCTATTGCTAAAAGATGTTTTGCGATGTGGACAAAGCTTTAAAAGACCTTCTTCTAATTTTTCATCATGCTTTATGTAGAAATCCTTGGAAATTTACCCAGCTTAGCTGAAAGTGAAGTTAAAGCACTCCTTGAGCTTGCAGATAGAAGATTTAAAATTGCTGAGGAGGATTATCTACTTCTGGCAATTAAAGGTAATGGGAGAGCTTTTCCCTTCTTAGATAGACTTGGGATGGCTCATGAATATGGAATTTTGCTTTTTTCAGCAGAGAGCGTTAAAGAACTCTATGCCAAAGCGGAAAGCATAGATTGGGGTGAATATATAGCTGGGACTTTCAAAGTTGACAGAGAGACTATGAGAAATTGTGCTCATGATGTTGAAAATCTCGAAAAGAAGCTCGGCGCAATAATTTACAGACAAGGGTTTAGAGTAAATTTATCTAATCCTAACACTCTTGTGAGAGTTTACTGTGGGAAAAAGCTGTGGGTTGGTGTTAGAATTAGATTTTTCAAAGCAAAAACCTTTGATGAGAGGAAAGCCGATAAAAGGCCTTTCTATAAACCAATTGCTCTGCCCCCAAGAATTGCAAGAGCTATGGTAAATTTAGCAAGGGCAAGAAGAGAGATTCTTGATCCTTTTATGGGTACTGGTGGGATTCTAATAGAAGCTGGATTAATGGGTTTGAAAGTTTATGGCGTTGATTTGCGAAAGGATATGGTTGAAGGAGCAAGGATAAATCTCGAGTATTTTGGTGTTAAAGATTATGTTCTAAAGCAAGGAGATGCAACCAAGCTTATAGAAATCTTTCCAGATAAGACTTTTGAAGCAGTAGCTACTGACCCTCCATATGGTTCCTCAGCAACTTTAGCTGGAAGGAAGAGGGAAGAGTTGTATGAAAAAGCTCTGGAGAGTATTTATAAAATTCTTGATGGTTATCTGAGTATAGCCTTCCCCGCTGATTTTAATGCTGAAAAAGTTGCCGAAAAAATAGGATTTGAAGTTCTGGAGAAGCACTACCAGAGGGTTCACTCTTCCCTTGACAGATATTTCTATGTGATGAAAACATAAAAAGAAAGTCAACGTTCAAAGGGGCTTTCCTTTAGCTTTTCGTTGACAAATCTGACAATGTGTTTTATATCCTCTTCTATCGTATCTGGTTCTGGCTTCATAAATATGTATAGAACGTTCGTCTTTGGTGTTAGCGAGATGTGCTTAATGTTCTCAACTTTGGAAAATCCTTGTAAAAACTCTTTTAAAAGCTCTACATCTCTCCTCTTTTCGAATAAAGCTTCATACTGCTTTCCATTAACTTCGATGATCTCTCTCTGCAATAGTTCCTCGTCCTCTATTTTTGGCTTGATGCGATAGTAGCCCTTCTGGATTAGATGTACTTCCCTCTTTATAGTTGAATATGGCTTGATAACGATGTACAGCTTATCGTGCCTGTTTACGAGCTTTGAGAAGGGAAAGTAAAGAATGCTCTGTCTGGGCAATAGCGTTAGTGTGTATTCGAATTTGTCTATGTTCCCTTCTCTAACTTTGTAAAATGCTCTGAATCCGACATACCCCCCGATCCAGACATAATCTTTGTCTTTAGGATTTAGAATATCTTCTATCGTTCTCAAGTAGTGCTGCATCATCATTAAGTTTAGCCTTCTCCCCTTATAGAACTGGATGGTTGCTATTGCAGCCAAAACCATTATGGCCAACAAAAATTCCGGCGTAACCTTCATGATTAGACCTCCTCTAGTGGATAGTACCTTTGAAACGTCATGTCATCTATTATTTCAAAGTCTGGAATTTTATCCTCTAAAACTTTAACTATATCCTTCACAATCCTTACATGAATTGGCCAGTTAACTGCCATCCCAAATGGGTGTCTTGGAGTTCTTCGGGCTAAACTAAGGAAAATCAAAATTTTGTCGTCGTCTCTTATTATTTTGCTGACTAAGCCTAACCTAACTATATTTTCGCCACTCACGGGCTCGATGACCTTTTCAAGCTCTTTATAGATTTCTTCAATCTTCAACTATCAAACCTCCAACTCTCTCAAGCCACTCCATTTCCCTTGGCTCTTCAGCGAACATGGGTATCTTAACTATATCAACACCTTTAAATTTCTCCTCAATCTCTTTAAGAACCCTCCTCTGAGCCTCCATCTTGACTTTAAGCTCGGGTATTTCCTTCTTAAGCTCTATCACTTTGTTGATTACTATGAGGTTAAACGGCACCTTGAACTTCTTTAAGCTCTCGTATGCACGTTCAGTCTCGTAGAGGGGGAGCATTTCTGGGTTCATAACTGCAACAACGCTCGTTTTGCTTGGATTTGTTATTATGCTGTGGACGAACTCAATTTCCTCCTTGTATTTCTTTAGCTCTTTCATAACAGGATCTTCCTCTTCATCACTTGGCAGCTTGTATTCTGCACCTTCAATCACGAACTTCCTCTCACCTTGTATCTTCTCTATTGTCCTCCTTCTCTCGAGGATTTTGCGCCTTATGTCTATCAGCTTCTCCGTCCAGATGAGTGAAATTCTTGGCAAAGCAAGAACTCTGAGCGTTAAGCCTGTTGGTGGTGTGTCAAAGATTATCACGTCCCATTTGTCCCCTTCGAGCAGGATTTCCCTTATGGCTTCAAGCGTTGCATATTCCTCTATTCCCGGGGAGAAGCTGAGAACTTCAAAATACTTCTCAAGGTTTATGACCGTCAGATAGCGGTACATGTGCTTAAGATTCCTCTCAAGATGCTTCAGGTAAGCCTTTATGAGTTTCTCCATATCAAGC of Thermococcus sp. M39 contains these proteins:
- a CDS encoding amylo-alpha-1,6-glucosidase, encoding MSKIVLSHNGAFVLSDEEGNMNKHYHGFYAFDTRFVKNISLEIGKEKLLGHIEPDHKTSISHILIGDSTILLRKRELLNNWRYREELTFYNMSKEPIKIKIKYALEVLFEDIFEVRGSHKPIERKIVKEQTSNGVKYTYTGIDGIKRELEIKAEGFEFKSNYLTAEISLGPLGKERISVEFPPRICIKNPPFLIRSDFDFKLEEIVITNNTEINNIFKASLRDLESLTVLTNYGLTVFAGIPYFMCLFGRDSIITSLFLLPYFPEYAKGTLKVLSQLQGKKFNPKREEEPGKIPHEFRFGELSQAGLMPFNPYYGTIDATPLYLILAGEYVKWTEDYKTIRELKETLNKALEWLFMKLEEGEGYIRYSQTSPYVLMNQGWKDSKEGVPDEYGEPTKSAIALAEVQGYAYKALLDMAELSDVLDFEESTLREEAERLKRRFNKDFWIEEEKFYAIALNGDNKPSKVISSNPGHLLFTGIAEHEEEIAERLFEKDMFSGWGIRTLSSREKAYNPFSYHNGSIWAHDNALIALGLAKIGEIEKAAFLGARLLKAATLMNFQLPELFSGVESEIPIPVPRANVPQAWSAASPFAFLTAMLGLYPRRSLSKSTAPRRS
- a CDS encoding glycoside hydrolase family 130 protein, encoding MRDGNAVVPPLKKLSEPILSPSKDGFDSKNIYNPAVIKERGTIVMLYRAESKNDNITGRIGLALSEDGVHFIKHPEPVIEPEYSWEKKGVEDPRVVKVGKTYYMTYTGYDGKTAKLCLATSKNLVEWKRRGVLFDEFPFPKNGTPNWTKSGAILPEKLKKGEFKGKYIMYFGDSNIWLAYSDDLINWEFIEEPVLTPRKDKFDNILVEPGPPAFMMDFGIVLIYNSAGLENGVRKYKAGIAVFDKENPTKLIARSEKPILEPTYEWEIKGWVDNVVFIEGLVEHEGRIYLYYGGADRYIGIAYWE
- a CDS encoding TIGR01177 family methyltransferase produces the protein MLYVEILGNLPSLAESEVKALLELADRRFKIAEEDYLLLAIKGNGRAFPFLDRLGMAHEYGILLFSAESVKELYAKAESIDWGEYIAGTFKVDRETMRNCAHDVENLEKKLGAIIYRQGFRVNLSNPNTLVRVYCGKKLWVGVRIRFFKAKTFDERKADKRPFYKPIALPPRIARAMVNLARARREILDPFMGTGGILIEAGLMGLKVYGVDLRKDMVEGARINLEYFGVKDYVLKQGDATKLIEIFPDKTFEAVATDPPYGSSATLAGRKREELYEKALESIYKILDGYLSIAFPADFNAEKVAEKIGFEVLEKHYQRVHSSLDRYFYVMKT
- a CDS encoding ArsA family ATPase; translated protein: MKEYLLPKENFRVIFVIGKGGVGKTTTSASLAVALAKKGYKTLIVSLDPAHNLGDVFMVKLSDKPRELMENLYASELDMEKLIKAYLKHLERNLKHMYRYLTVINLEKYFEVLSFSPGIEEYATLEAIREILLEGDKWDVIIFDTPPTGLTLRVLALPRISLIWTEKLIDIRRKILERRRTIEKIQGERKFVIEGAEYKLPSDEEEDPVMKELKKYKEEIEFVHSIITNPSKTSVVAVMNPEMLPLYETERAYESLKKFKVPFNLIVINKVIELKKEIPELKVKMEAQRRVLKEIEEKFKGVDIVKIPMFAEEPREMEWLERVGGLIVED